The window GTCGTCGGTCTTGCGCCGTCCGCGCGGCTCGACGTCGCGGCGTTCGCCGACCGGCAGGTTCCCGTTCTCTTTCCGCTCTTCCCGCTCGCCGGCGGCGAGGACGCGACGGTCGTGCGCGGGCTGATGGCGGACCGGCAGGATGCCCTTGCCGCCATCGCCGCCCGCTTGGCATCCGACAAGGTGACGGCCATGACCGCCATCGACGCGCCGGGATGCGGCGGGCAGGCGGAGAGCTTCGCGCGCCGATACGCCGCGACGGGCGTCCGCTACACGCTGTCGGTCCTGCCGCTCTCCGCAAAGGCGCCGCACGATGTGCTGCTGCTTTGCCCGGACCGGCAGGTGGCGCGGCGGGTCCTTCACGGCCTTCCGGCCGGCACGCGCATCTACGGCCTTGCGGGCGAGCTTCTCTCGTCCGCGGAGGCCGGCCGTCACCATCTGGTCCTCGCCTCGCCCGAAGCCCTGCTCGTTTCCCGCGACAAGAAGGCGAATCTCGTGGATGTCCATGCCGCGGCAGCCGCCCGCCTCCTCGTTTCCGCATTGAAGAGCGCCGGGCGGAACCTCGACCGGACGGGCCTCGTGGCCGCCGTGGCCGCGGTTTCCGATCCCGAACGCCAACTGGACTATGCCGCCGACACCCTGAACGGCACGGCCTTCGTTCCCTTCATCGAGACGAAGCCGCGCTGACCGGCCCGTGCCCGCGCGTGTCTTGGCGTTCCTACCACCAGCTCCGGTTCGAAAGCCCGCACAGGACCTTGTCGAGCTGCGCGATCTCGGTGGCGGAGACCTCGTGCGACCTGTCCGGCAGGATGTCGCAGTGGAGCCGCGCGCGGGCCCGGGCGAGGGCGGCCGCGGTGTCGGCGAAGGCGGCGACGGGAATCCAGGGGTCCTTGTCGGAGCCGGTCAGGTAGACCGGCAGCCGGTCGAGGTCGGCGAAGGGCCGGTCGCAGTCCGGCGTGCCGACGCGGCAGCCGGTCAGGCTGGCCAGGGCGCCGTGCCACGGACCGTGCCGCATGGCATATTCGACCGCAAGGCAGGCGCCCTGGCTGAAGCCGCCGATGACGAGCGGCCTTGCGTGGTCGTCCATGCCGGGAAGCGCCCCGACCAGTTGCCGGACATGGCCGATCGCCTGATCGAGCTGCTGCCGCGTTCGATCGGTCAGCACGTCCGTCGCGCGCGCGTCATACCAGCTGTTGCCCCGCGCCCGCGGCAGCACGAAGCAGACGCCGGGCATCCTCAGCTTTGCGATCACCTGTTCCTGCATGTCCTCCGGCGACTGGGTCCGCCCGTGGATGAAGACGCAGTGCACCAGAGCCTCCCCGGGGCTCGCGCCGAGGAGGAGCGGCGTGTCGTGGATCGACATGGCGCCAGGCTCAGAACGTTGCCGGTTCTAGACCTGCGATCAGTTCCTGCCGGCGATCCTCGAACCACGGCGGGAAGACCAGCGTCGTGCCGATCTGGTCGGCCGGCTCGTCGAGCGCCCAGCCGCCTTCGACCGACCAGGCGATCTCGAACAGCGCGCCGCCGGGCGAACGGACATAGCAGGACTTGAAATAGTTGCGGTCCTTCTGGTCCGACACGTCGGTGAAGCCGAGGCCTTCCAGATGCGCCTTGAGCTTGAGCTGGTTCTCTTCGTTGCCGGTGTTGAGCGCGAGATGGTGGATCGTGCCGCCGGCCAGCGTCCAGGTGCCCTGCGGGCCCGTCGATTCGTGCAGCACTTCGACCATGCTGCTCGGGCCGCCCGCGTTGGGCACCGAGAACATCAGGCCCTCGTTGCTGTCGGCCTCCTTCGTCATCGACATGCCGACGCCGAGGAAGTCGTCCATGGCGGTGCGGTCGAAGACGGCGATCGCCGCGCCGTAGATGCCCTTGATGCCGTGGGCGGCGTTCACGCCCTGCGCCTCGTTGACGATGGACGGGCGGTTGTCGGCCGGGCTTTCGACCAGCTCATGCGGAATGCCGCAGGGATGCTTGAACGCGACGCGGGTGATGCCGAAGCGCGAGATCTTCGCGGCCTCGACGCCCTTGCCGTTCAGCCGGTCGACCCAGTAGTCGGCCGAACCGACGGGGATGGCCTGCTGGATGATCTTCGACTGGTTGGTGCCGCGCCTGCCGAAGACGGCCGGCTTGCGGAACGGGAAGGTGGTGATGATCGTCGAGGCGTCGCCGTTCCGCGAGCCGTAATAGAGGTGGTAGACGGGGATCGTGCCGTCGAACAGCACGGTGCGCTTGACCGAATGGAGCCCGAGCACCTTGGTGTAGAAGTCGTAATCCTCCTGCACGCCGTCGGTGCAGAGCGTCAGGTGATGATAGCCGCTGACAAGGGCCATGTTGTCCTCCTCCCAAAGACATTGCCTCTTCCGGAAACGGTTCCTCCGCCGCTGATCTCCGGAACCACGGGGCGCCTGCCTGTCGCGGGCATGCCGTGATTGTCCGACTATAGCCGCTCCGTTCGACTGTTGATTGACATTGTTCATGGAAGTTATAGCAATTTGCTATGAAGATCGTCGAAGCCCATCTCGTCCAGCTTGCCGCCGTCATCGAGACCGGCGGCGTCACCGAAGCGGCCGCCATGCTCGGCATGACGCAGTCGGCGGTCTCGCGCACGCTGTCGATCCTGGAAAAGCGCATCGGCGAGCCGCTCTTCGTCTCCGGCCGCCGGCCGATGCAGCCGACGCCGCTCGGCGAGCAGCTCGGCCAGCAGGGCAAGGCGATCCTCGCCTCCTCGCGCAAGGCGATGGAGATCATCCGCAGCTTCAAGTCCGGTTCATCGGGGCGGGTGCGGATCGGCGGCGTGCCGTTCTTCATGGACGCGGTCGTATCGCCGATGATCGCCTCGTTCCAGCGCGGCGAGCCGGGCATCATGGTGCACCAGTCCTACGGCAACTATCCCGACCTCGTCGCCGAGCTGGATTCCGGCCAGATCGATCTTGCGGTGACCCCGACCGGATCGGTGGACCTGCGCGCCGACCTGCAGTTCGAGCCGATCCTCACGGCGCGCAACGTGCTGACCTGCGGGGCCGGCCATCCCCTGGTCCGCAAGCGCAACCTCGCCACGGAGGACATCGTCAATTATCCCTGGATCGCGCCGCTGCCGGGGTCTCCGCTGGTGCTCGACCTGCACAATATCCTGCTGACGCTGGGCCTGGAGGAGGTGTCGCTGCGCTATGCCGGCGGGTCGCTGCTGAGCGTGGTCAATTACCTTGCCGGCACCGATGCGCTCGCCATTCTGCCGCATTCCGTGGTCCACGCCTTCCGCGGCGAGAACAAGATCAGCATCATCCCGCTCGATATTCCGCAGCCCGAGCGCGTGCTCGGCGTCATGACGCGCAGGAAGCCCTATTCGAACCCGGCCGGCCGCAAGTTTCTCGGCCATATGCGCCGGGAATTCGCGGAGCTGCGGCGGGCGGTCGAAAAGCACGAAAAGACGATCCGCTGGGTGCAGGGACCGTTCATGGGCGAGCGCGAGCGCATCTCGTCCGCCGAATGAAAGGGCGGGAGGGGGCGCGGCCTTGCATCCTCTCCCGCCGCCATCGTGTCAGGCGCGGTTTCTCGCCAGCACGAAGTCGTGCGTCACGTCCCAGAAATCGCCGGCGAAATCGTAGCTTTCGGCGCGCGCCGGATCGTTCACCCGGTTGAATTTCGCCAGCAGGCTTTCCTTGACCCCGAACACCGCATCCGAATGGATATAGGGATCGTCGGGGTCGAAGATATGCGTCGTCAGCGTCTCGAAACCGTCGGCGCTGATGATGTAGTGCAGATGCGCCGGCCGGTAGGGGTGGCGGCCGAGATGGCCGAGCAACTGCCCGACGGGGCCGTCATCCGGGATCGGGTAGTATTTCGGCTTGACGGCGCGGAACCAGTAATGTCCGTCCGGGCCGGTCCGGAAGATGCCGCGCAGGTTGAAGTCGGGCTGGATGCCCTTCTGCTGCACGTCGTAGAAGCCCTCGTCGTTGGCCTGCCAGACGTCGATGACGGCATTGGCGATCGGCTTGCCCTCGGTGTCGAGGATGCGGCCCTCGATGACCATGTCCTCGCCCTTGCTGTCGAGGCAGATATTGGCGCCCATCGGCAGTTCCGGGGCGTCGGCGACGTGGAACGGGCCGAGCACCGTGCTTTCGGACGCGCCCGAAGGCTTGCGGTTGTTGATCGCGTCGACCAGCATCGACACGCCGAGCAC is drawn from Shinella sp. PSBB067 and contains these coding sequences:
- a CDS encoding alpha/beta hydrolase, whose translation is MSIHDTPLLLGASPGEALVHCVFIHGRTQSPEDMQEQVIAKLRMPGVCFVLPRARGNSWYDARATDVLTDRTRQQLDQAIGHVRQLVGALPGMDDHARPLVIGGFSQGACLAVEYAMRHGPWHGALASLTGCRVGTPDCDRPFADLDRLPVYLTGSDKDPWIPVAAFADTAAALARARARLHCDILPDRSHEVSATEIAQLDKVLCGLSNRSWW
- a CDS encoding VOC family protein; this translates as MALVSGYHHLTLCTDGVQEDYDFYTKVLGLHSVKRTVLFDGTIPVYHLYYGSRNGDASTIITTFPFRKPAVFGRRGTNQSKIIQQAIPVGSADYWVDRLNGKGVEAAKISRFGITRVAFKHPCGIPHELVESPADNRPSIVNEAQGVNAAHGIKGIYGAAIAVFDRTAMDDFLGVGMSMTKEADSNEGLMFSVPNAGGPSSMVEVLHESTGPQGTWTLAGGTIHHLALNTGNEENQLKLKAHLEGLGFTDVSDQKDRNYFKSCYVRSPGGALFEIAWSVEGGWALDEPADQIGTTLVFPPWFEDRRQELIAGLEPATF
- a CDS encoding LysR family transcriptional regulator yields the protein MKIVEAHLVQLAAVIETGGVTEAAAMLGMTQSAVSRTLSILEKRIGEPLFVSGRRPMQPTPLGEQLGQQGKAILASSRKAMEIIRSFKSGSSGRVRIGGVPFFMDAVVSPMIASFQRGEPGIMVHQSYGNYPDLVAELDSGQIDLAVTPTGSVDLRADLQFEPILTARNVLTCGAGHPLVRKRNLATEDIVNYPWIAPLPGSPLVLDLHNILLTLGLEEVSLRYAGGSLLSVVNYLAGTDALAILPHSVVHAFRGENKISIIPLDIPQPERVLGVMTRRKPYSNPAGRKFLGHMRREFAELRRAVEKHEKTIRWVQGPFMGERERISSAE
- a CDS encoding intradiol ring-cleavage dioxygenase produces the protein MEAHEKGYFTEENSVEVVTGRNAGASDERLKQVMEVITRKLHETVKELEPTQDEWMQAILFLTRTGQMCNEWRQEFILLSDVLGVSMLVDAINNRKPSGASESTVLGPFHVADAPELPMGANICLDSKGEDMVIEGRILDTEGKPIANAVIDVWQANDEGFYDVQQKGIQPDFNLRGIFRTGPDGHYWFRAVKPKYYPIPDDGPVGQLLGHLGRHPYRPAHLHYIISADGFETLTTHIFDPDDPYIHSDAVFGVKESLLAKFNRVNDPARAESYDFAGDFWDVTHDFVLARNRA